A genomic segment from Spinacia oleracea cultivar Varoflay chromosome 3, BTI_SOV_V1, whole genome shotgun sequence encodes:
- the LOC110784073 gene encoding protein PATRONUS 2 translates to MTSFDPIIRMDENAFRAHEKIHHPRVPRKPLTDMTNSRKPLATEKSSVKNFSGFKAPEKVVPKVGRKPLGDLTNSKKLRAQEKSSKNKNCIENLPVAAAAVKKEQVHSFACGEGFLHNHNDCIKANRQSLSMSMDYFLETVALKRDSSSVATPRLPELSKASNHQEIEILPMEIDEMDFGTWDICGPPSPPAPKSPRSPMYSRNFEFSPLKLKDSPVRI, encoded by the exons ATGACTTCATTTGACCCTATAATTCGAATGGATGAGAACGCGTTTAGAGCTCACGAGAAGATTCATCACCCTAGAGTACCCAGAAAACCCCTTACTGATATGACCAACTCTAGGAAACCACTTGCAACAGAAAAATCATCAGTGAAAAACTTCAGTGGTTTCAAAGCTCCAGAAAAGGTGGTTCCTAAGGTTGGCAGGAAACCTCTTGGTGATTTGACAAACTCGAAGAAGCTTCGCGCTCAAGAAAAAtcatccaaaaataaaaactgCATTGAGAATCTtcctgttgctgctgctgctgttaaGAAAGAGCAAGTTCATAGTTTTGCTTGTGGGGAAGGTTTTCTGCACAATCATAATGACTGTATTAAGGCAAATCGACAATCTTTGAGTATGAGCATGGATTATTTCCTGGAAACTGTTGCTCTTAAAAGAG ATTCTTCATCAGTTGCTACTCCTCGGCTACCTGAATTGTCTAAGGCCTCGAACCACCAGGAG ATTGAAATTCTTCCTATGGAGATCGATGAGATGGACTTCGGAACTTGGGATATCTGCGGTCCTCCTAGTCCTCCAGCACCAAAGTCTCCTAGGTCTCCTATGTACTCGAGGAACTTTGAGTTTTCACCATTGAAGCTGAAGGATTCACCAGTCAGGATTTAG
- the LOC110784131 gene encoding uncharacterized protein isoform X2, translating to MTTVGLELTSFIDPSLTWKTVSKGRNTSRRSRRSASKNMKIVQEHDKRSPKRLNSLQCSESEKSNVMLHGRRFPSNMEHIPIKKRKLFVRSPSPPLPSPNCQEESEGPVTCSESQVMGINFPQGSKSKTCESDGNIYEKSVKSLFGAHGSKDDFSGIAILAAAACSDRLDNSTDDAGNSQSQMGGVDREKKVSSVFVSHMKENFSSIHTPDLLGKDIEHVEGISVVDLPKDSSQVVSMNYDADEVGMSPIKEFQQADQNDKVASTSAVKESVECLGLPRSLGSAAYVNKESLSGSSNEVADKTSENSGATRDCRFHWDLNTVMDEWDEPLDDTGDTGVSSGTQLVEVAPVNIMDSQNLEDMEVSETKRSEIQNLDDVKGLEADRAEPSVSGDRVFSQAEACADPESVTLPDKNEGFTSVSPTFSRLGHCSEVSAGFVTSILKENICPSNASVNVVESSVCVADSEIQPEVVNEDAKIDHSLSLGINGTKISASEETDNGAGSENLNEVAETSRTVKSEEHEINFLLAPLSGKFSEVVDADCKHIEDPKLRNVLGDESDNKVAHVTLGSRQCEIPALDTREFREIFCRIDESDNSRQCVIPALDAQEFREISCRMIYDLNCQNSEPPKQISLLDSEVKHEEIISRPLESSQPSSSENVMVESKDFSASLCSEKIMDGVTSSMTMGNHQTLEKVIDKEIQENLSVTDASESDRSEALVPKMFDHCVAVDACSKPSISPLAEKSLGGIHGSHVSKEDSSQLTENAGTVAEFERGYDSHLEDGELRESQHHCWEEEDNDEGEVVLVGGECEKQSFRSDNFSSADNPPNLDNKSIEESERERESCSLRFQGCVSNVVDAMEEEAVCTTKRESSSSALKACSAANNSDKKDNSRSSIEADSMGKEFDNVLLPRNSRGASASGRDLQFSDRRCTDSMRRSRSSNFDCMHRTDGPDEPMTRNQQPTMRMGRFNGRSWNPELKNSASEDDGERILRTPGGDTSPFRGRRPRIINTSSRSGYHFMRRGGSPGEQRDSGDYGMGMMKTRDMSPDNNNPRSRFGRFNGINRGFREGYRGRPGVYEGPKSGGGGPMLNRFGKRERSFSPVGGDRFHRKSRSRSRTRSPDFRCEARMGRGRLPYQQTEHTRERRSPPPVRVFNQNQRFDSVERMRSDDCMRPAMRGPMRFHDTTTSGRGQGHDFEEGDDYNRRKPPLMRNRQRSRSRSRSCSPDFRPDGRPDSRMGSVRVPYHQPRSPPPVRVFRADQRFESGPGSPPVRLRSDECLRPVMRPQRFHEFNNNNNNSNNNGDDFRRKPRNIFERIHPGRQQYGVEGGVRRFQYDNEDGGPSQNFRRNESFGRGGGGGGDRRPVEFRGGPREERGNVRYNNNNNNNSSNSDRMFYSGPKQFGGGIRDYAEDGPPGRVRQ from the exons ATGACCACAGTTGGCCTAGAACTTACaagttttattgatcccagTTTGACTTGGAAGACAGTATCCAAAGGCAGGAACACATCAAGGCGCTCAAGAAGGTCAGCCTCTAAGAACATGAAAATAGTTCAAGAACATGATAAAAGGAGCCCGAAACGGTTAAATAGCTTGCAATGTTCAGAGTCTGAGAAG TCTAATGTAATGCTTCATGGACGGCGTTTTCCTAGCAATATGGAGCATATACCGATCAAGAAGAGGAAGCTTTTCGTTAGATCACCTTCTCCTCCCTTGCCATCTCCAAATTGCCAAGAAGAGTCCGAGGGGCCGGTTACCTGCTCAGAGAGTCAAGTAATGGGAATTAATTTTCCTCAAggatcaaaatccaaaacttgTGAGAGTGATGGTAACATTTACGAGAAAAGTGTGAAGTCCTTATTTGGTGCGCATGGTTCTAAGGATGATTTCTCAGGCATTGCAATACTTGCTGCTGCAGCATGTAGTGACCGATTAGACAACTCCACTGATGATGCAGGAAATAGTCAAAGTCAAATGGGTGGTGTTGATAGGGAGAAAAAAGTTTCATCTGTTTTTGTTTCTCACATGAAAGAAAACTTTTCAAGCATTCATACACCTGACTTACTTGGAAAGGACATTGAACATGTTGAAGGAATTTCCGTGGTCGATTTGCCAAAGGACAGTTCTCAAGTTGTTAGCATGAACTACGATGCTGATGAAGTTGGCATGAGCCCGATAAAGGAGTTTCAACAGGCAGATCAAAATGATAAAGTCGCTTCTACATCTGCCGTGAAAGAAAGTGTTGAATGCCTTGGATTACCTCGCTCGCTCGGAAGTGCTGCATATGTTAACAAGGAATCTCTTTCTGGCTCGTCAAATGAAGTTGCTGATAAAACATCAGAGAACTCTGGCGCAACTCGGGATTGTCGATTCCATTGGGATCTGAATACTGTCATGGATGAGTGGGATGAACCTCTTGATGATACGGGTGATACAGGTGTTTCTTCTGGTACTCAATTAGTGGAAGTTGCTCCAGTTAACATTATGGATTCCCAAAATTTGGAGGATATGGAAGTTTCTGAGACAAAGAGATCCGAGATCCAGAATTTAGATGATGTAAAAGGTTTGGAGGCAGACAGAGCAGAGCCATCCGTGAGTGGTGATAGGGTTTTCTCGCAAGCTGAAGCCTGTGCAGATCCTGAAAGCGTGACATTGCCAGACAAAAATGAAGGCTTTACCAGTGTTAGTCCTACATTCAGCAGACTGGGACATTGTTCAGAAGTGTCGGCTGGTTTTGTCACGAGCATCTTAAAGGAAAATATCTGTCCATCCAATGCCAGCGTTAATGTGGTGGAATCCTCAGTATGTGTAGCAGATTCCGAAATCCAACCGGAGGTGGTGAACGAAGATGCCAAAATCGACCATTCCCTCTCTTTAGGGATAAATGGCACCAAAATTTCTGCATCTGAAGAGACTGATAATGGTGCAGGATCTGAAAACCTAAATGAAGTTGCTGAAACTTCTCGAACTGTTAAGTCCGAggagcatgaaattaatttctTGTTGGCACCACTTTCAGGGAAGTTCTCAGAAGTCGTGGATGCTGACTGCAAACATATCGAGGACCCTAAATTAAGGAATGTTTTAGGTGATGAGAGTGATAATAAGGTGGCACATGTGACTCTCGGTAGCAGACAATGTGAAATTCCTGCTTTAGATACACGAGAGTTCAGGGAGATTTTCTGCAGGATCGATGAGAGTGATAATAGCAGACAATGTGTAATTCCTGCTTTAGATGCTCAAGAGTTCAGGGAGATTTCCTGCAGGATGATATATGATCTGAACTGTCAGAATTCCGAGCCACCTAAGCAGATCTCCCTGCTTGATAGTGAAGTTAAACATGAGGAAATCATCAGCCGACCATTAGAATCATCTCAGCCTTCCAGTTCTGAAAATGTAATGGTGGAATCGAAAGATTTTAGTGCCTCTCTTTGCTCAGAGAAAATCATGGATGGGGTTACAAGCTCAATGACTATGGGTAATCATCAAACCTTAGAAAAAGTGATTGACAAAGAAATACAAGAAAACCTGTCTGTCACAGATGCCTCTGAAAGTGACCGATCTGAAGCTCTTGTTCCTAAAATGTTTGATCATTGTGTAGCTGTTGATGCATGCAGCAAACCCAGCATTAGCCCTCTTGCAGAAAAGTCTTTGGGCGGTATTCATGGTTCACATGTTTCTAAGGAAGATTCAAGTCAATTGACTGAAAATGCTGGAACAGTTGCTGAATTCGAAAGAGGTTATGATTCCCATTTGGAAGATGGAGAGTTGAGAGAGTCACAACATCACTGTTGGGAGGAGGAGGATAACGATGAAG GGGAAGTTGTTCTGGTTGGCGGGGAGTGTGAGAAGCAGAGTTTTCGATCGGATAATTTTAGCTCTGCTGATAATCCGCCAAATCTTGATAATAAGAGCATCGAGGAAAgtgaaagggaaagggaaagctGCTCTCTTCGGTTTCAGGGTTGCGTGTCCAATGTTGTGGATGCCATGGAAGAAGAAGCAGTGTGTACAACAAAGAGGGAATCTTCATCTTCAGCTTTAAAGGCATGTTCTGCAGCAAATAATTCTGACAAGAAGGATAATAGCAGGTCTAGTATTGAAGCTGATAGTATGGGAAAAGAGTTTGACAATGTTCTTCTTCCACGCAATTCCAGAGGTGCTTCTGCAAGTGGTAGGGATTTGCAGTTTTCAGATAGAAGATGTACTGATTCCATGAGAAGAAGCAG ATCCAGCAACTTTGATTGCATGCATCGTACTGATGGGCCAGATGAGCCCATGACCAGGAACCAGCAGCCTACAATGCGAATGGGTCGGTTTAATGGTCGTTCTTGGAACCCTGAACTGAAAAACTCTGCCTCAGAAGATGATGGAGAGAGAATTCTCAGGACTCCAGGTGGTGATACTTCACCATTTAGAGGTCGCAGGCCCAGAATCATCAATACCTCTTCACGAAGTGGCTACCATTTCATGAGAAGAGGAGGATCACCAGGAGAGCAGCGAGACAGTGGTGATTATGGTATGGGAATGATGAAAACCCGAGACATGAGCCCGGATAATAATAATCCAAGGAGCAGGTTTGGGAGATTCAACGGGATTAATAGGGGTTTCAGGGAGGGTTATCGGGGCAGACCAGGTGTTTATGAAGGCCCGAAGTCTGGTGGTGGTGGGCCCATGTTGAATCGTTTTGGCAAAAGGGAGAGAAGCTTCTCTCCGGTCGGTGGTGATAGATTTCATAGAAAGTCAAGATCTAGGTCAAGAACTCGGTCCCCCGATTTCAGGTGTGAAGCTAGAATGGGGAGGGGCAGGCTGCCGTATCAGCAAACCGAACATACGAGAGAAAGGAGATCACCACCACCAGTGAGGGTGTTCAATCAAAATCAGAGATTTGATTCTGTTGAAAGAATGAGATCTGATGATTGCATGAGACCCGCAATGCGGGGCCCTATGAGGTTCCATGATACTACAACATCTGGTAGGGGTCAGGGTCATGATTTTGAGGAAGGTGATGACTACAACAGGAGAAAACCACCACTCATGCGAAACCGTCAGAGATCTCGGTCAAGATCCCGAAGTTGCTCCCCCGATTTCAGGCCCGATGGTAGGCCCGATTCTAGGATGGGATCAGTGAGAGTTCCATATCATCAGCCAAGGTCACCACCACCAGTGAGAGTTTTCCGTGCAGACCAAAGGTTTGAAAGTGGGCCCGGTTCCCCGCCTGTAAGATTAAGATCTGATGAGTGCTTACGACCCGTGATGCGGCCTCAAAGATTTCACGaattcaacaacaacaataacaatagTAATAATAACGGGGATGATTTCAGGAGGAAACCTCGGAATATCTTTGAAAGAATTCATCCGGGAAGGCAGCAATATGGTGTAGAAGGAGGTGTTAGACGGTTTCAGTACGACAACGAAGATGGCGGGCCTAGTCAGAATTTCCGTAGGAATGAGAGCTTTGGAAggggcggcggtggtggtggtgatagAAGGCCGGTGGAGTTTAGGGGCGGGCCTAGAGAAGAAAGAGGTAATGTTAgatacaacaataataataataacaatagtaGTAATTCAGATCGAATGTTCTATTCTGGCCCGAAACAGTTTGGAGGAGGAATACGGGATTATGCCGAAGACGGTCCACCCGGGAGAGTACGGCAATGA
- the LOC110784131 gene encoding uncharacterized protein isoform X1, with protein MTTVGLELTSFIDPSLTWKTVSKGRNTSRRSRRSASKNMKIVQEHDKRSPKRLNSLQCSESEKSNVMLHGRRFPSNMEHIPIKKRKLFVRSPSPPLPSPNCQEESEGPVTCSESQVMGINFPQGSKSKTCESDGNIYEKSVKSLFGAHGSKDDFSGIAILAAAACSDRLDNSTDDAGNSQSQMGGVDREKKVSSVFVSHMKENFSSIHTPDLLGKDIEHVEGISVVDLPKDSSQVVSMNYDADEVGMSPIKEFQQADQNDKVASTSAVKESVECLGLPRSLGSAAYVNKESLSGSSNEVADKTSENSGATRDCRFHWDLNTVMDEWDEPLDDTGDTGVSSGTQLVEVAPVNIMDSQNLEDMEVSETKRSEIQNLDDVKGLEADRAEPSVSGDRVFSQAEACADPESVTLPDKNEGFTSVSPTFSRLGHCSEVSAGFVTSILKENICPSNASVNVVESSVCVADSEIQPEVVNEDAKIDHSLSLGINGTKISASEETDNGAGSENLNEVAETSRTVKSEEHEINFLLAPLSGKFSEVVDADCKHIEDPKLRNVLGDESDNKVAHVTLGSRQCEIPALDTREFREIFCRIDESDNSRQCVIPALDAQEFREISCRMIYDLNCQNSEPPKQISLLDSEVKHEEIISRPLESSQPSSSENVMVESKDFSASLCSEKIMDGVTSSMTMGNHQTLEKVIDKEIQENLSVTDASESDRSEALVPKMFDHCVAVDACSKPSISPLAEKSLGGIHGSHVSKEDSSQLTENAGTVAEFERGYDSHLEDGELRESQHHCWEEEDNDEGEEGETEHVDYDSDNRDGIVFYEAAANDDSVQLSGEVVLVGGECEKQSFRSDNFSSADNPPNLDNKSIEESERERESCSLRFQGCVSNVVDAMEEEAVCTTKRESSSSALKACSAANNSDKKDNSRSSIEADSMGKEFDNVLLPRNSRGASASGRDLQFSDRRCTDSMRRSRSSNFDCMHRTDGPDEPMTRNQQPTMRMGRFNGRSWNPELKNSASEDDGERILRTPGGDTSPFRGRRPRIINTSSRSGYHFMRRGGSPGEQRDSGDYGMGMMKTRDMSPDNNNPRSRFGRFNGINRGFREGYRGRPGVYEGPKSGGGGPMLNRFGKRERSFSPVGGDRFHRKSRSRSRTRSPDFRCEARMGRGRLPYQQTEHTRERRSPPPVRVFNQNQRFDSVERMRSDDCMRPAMRGPMRFHDTTTSGRGQGHDFEEGDDYNRRKPPLMRNRQRSRSRSRSCSPDFRPDGRPDSRMGSVRVPYHQPRSPPPVRVFRADQRFESGPGSPPVRLRSDECLRPVMRPQRFHEFNNNNNNSNNNGDDFRRKPRNIFERIHPGRQQYGVEGGVRRFQYDNEDGGPSQNFRRNESFGRGGGGGGDRRPVEFRGGPREERGNVRYNNNNNNNSSNSDRMFYSGPKQFGGGIRDYAEDGPPGRVRQ; from the exons ATGACCACAGTTGGCCTAGAACTTACaagttttattgatcccagTTTGACTTGGAAGACAGTATCCAAAGGCAGGAACACATCAAGGCGCTCAAGAAGGTCAGCCTCTAAGAACATGAAAATAGTTCAAGAACATGATAAAAGGAGCCCGAAACGGTTAAATAGCTTGCAATGTTCAGAGTCTGAGAAG TCTAATGTAATGCTTCATGGACGGCGTTTTCCTAGCAATATGGAGCATATACCGATCAAGAAGAGGAAGCTTTTCGTTAGATCACCTTCTCCTCCCTTGCCATCTCCAAATTGCCAAGAAGAGTCCGAGGGGCCGGTTACCTGCTCAGAGAGTCAAGTAATGGGAATTAATTTTCCTCAAggatcaaaatccaaaacttgTGAGAGTGATGGTAACATTTACGAGAAAAGTGTGAAGTCCTTATTTGGTGCGCATGGTTCTAAGGATGATTTCTCAGGCATTGCAATACTTGCTGCTGCAGCATGTAGTGACCGATTAGACAACTCCACTGATGATGCAGGAAATAGTCAAAGTCAAATGGGTGGTGTTGATAGGGAGAAAAAAGTTTCATCTGTTTTTGTTTCTCACATGAAAGAAAACTTTTCAAGCATTCATACACCTGACTTACTTGGAAAGGACATTGAACATGTTGAAGGAATTTCCGTGGTCGATTTGCCAAAGGACAGTTCTCAAGTTGTTAGCATGAACTACGATGCTGATGAAGTTGGCATGAGCCCGATAAAGGAGTTTCAACAGGCAGATCAAAATGATAAAGTCGCTTCTACATCTGCCGTGAAAGAAAGTGTTGAATGCCTTGGATTACCTCGCTCGCTCGGAAGTGCTGCATATGTTAACAAGGAATCTCTTTCTGGCTCGTCAAATGAAGTTGCTGATAAAACATCAGAGAACTCTGGCGCAACTCGGGATTGTCGATTCCATTGGGATCTGAATACTGTCATGGATGAGTGGGATGAACCTCTTGATGATACGGGTGATACAGGTGTTTCTTCTGGTACTCAATTAGTGGAAGTTGCTCCAGTTAACATTATGGATTCCCAAAATTTGGAGGATATGGAAGTTTCTGAGACAAAGAGATCCGAGATCCAGAATTTAGATGATGTAAAAGGTTTGGAGGCAGACAGAGCAGAGCCATCCGTGAGTGGTGATAGGGTTTTCTCGCAAGCTGAAGCCTGTGCAGATCCTGAAAGCGTGACATTGCCAGACAAAAATGAAGGCTTTACCAGTGTTAGTCCTACATTCAGCAGACTGGGACATTGTTCAGAAGTGTCGGCTGGTTTTGTCACGAGCATCTTAAAGGAAAATATCTGTCCATCCAATGCCAGCGTTAATGTGGTGGAATCCTCAGTATGTGTAGCAGATTCCGAAATCCAACCGGAGGTGGTGAACGAAGATGCCAAAATCGACCATTCCCTCTCTTTAGGGATAAATGGCACCAAAATTTCTGCATCTGAAGAGACTGATAATGGTGCAGGATCTGAAAACCTAAATGAAGTTGCTGAAACTTCTCGAACTGTTAAGTCCGAggagcatgaaattaatttctTGTTGGCACCACTTTCAGGGAAGTTCTCAGAAGTCGTGGATGCTGACTGCAAACATATCGAGGACCCTAAATTAAGGAATGTTTTAGGTGATGAGAGTGATAATAAGGTGGCACATGTGACTCTCGGTAGCAGACAATGTGAAATTCCTGCTTTAGATACACGAGAGTTCAGGGAGATTTTCTGCAGGATCGATGAGAGTGATAATAGCAGACAATGTGTAATTCCTGCTTTAGATGCTCAAGAGTTCAGGGAGATTTCCTGCAGGATGATATATGATCTGAACTGTCAGAATTCCGAGCCACCTAAGCAGATCTCCCTGCTTGATAGTGAAGTTAAACATGAGGAAATCATCAGCCGACCATTAGAATCATCTCAGCCTTCCAGTTCTGAAAATGTAATGGTGGAATCGAAAGATTTTAGTGCCTCTCTTTGCTCAGAGAAAATCATGGATGGGGTTACAAGCTCAATGACTATGGGTAATCATCAAACCTTAGAAAAAGTGATTGACAAAGAAATACAAGAAAACCTGTCTGTCACAGATGCCTCTGAAAGTGACCGATCTGAAGCTCTTGTTCCTAAAATGTTTGATCATTGTGTAGCTGTTGATGCATGCAGCAAACCCAGCATTAGCCCTCTTGCAGAAAAGTCTTTGGGCGGTATTCATGGTTCACATGTTTCTAAGGAAGATTCAAGTCAATTGACTGAAAATGCTGGAACAGTTGCTGAATTCGAAAGAGGTTATGATTCCCATTTGGAAGATGGAGAGTTGAGAGAGTCACAACATCACTGTTGGGAGGAGGAGGATAACGATGAAGGTGAGGAAGGGGAAACCGAACACGTCGATTATGATTCTGATAATAGGGATGGAATTGTCTTTTATGAAGCTGCTGCTAATGATGATTCTGTCCAATTGTCAGGGGAAGTTGTTCTGGTTGGCGGGGAGTGTGAGAAGCAGAGTTTTCGATCGGATAATTTTAGCTCTGCTGATAATCCGCCAAATCTTGATAATAAGAGCATCGAGGAAAgtgaaagggaaagggaaagctGCTCTCTTCGGTTTCAGGGTTGCGTGTCCAATGTTGTGGATGCCATGGAAGAAGAAGCAGTGTGTACAACAAAGAGGGAATCTTCATCTTCAGCTTTAAAGGCATGTTCTGCAGCAAATAATTCTGACAAGAAGGATAATAGCAGGTCTAGTATTGAAGCTGATAGTATGGGAAAAGAGTTTGACAATGTTCTTCTTCCACGCAATTCCAGAGGTGCTTCTGCAAGTGGTAGGGATTTGCAGTTTTCAGATAGAAGATGTACTGATTCCATGAGAAGAAGCAG ATCCAGCAACTTTGATTGCATGCATCGTACTGATGGGCCAGATGAGCCCATGACCAGGAACCAGCAGCCTACAATGCGAATGGGTCGGTTTAATGGTCGTTCTTGGAACCCTGAACTGAAAAACTCTGCCTCAGAAGATGATGGAGAGAGAATTCTCAGGACTCCAGGTGGTGATACTTCACCATTTAGAGGTCGCAGGCCCAGAATCATCAATACCTCTTCACGAAGTGGCTACCATTTCATGAGAAGAGGAGGATCACCAGGAGAGCAGCGAGACAGTGGTGATTATGGTATGGGAATGATGAAAACCCGAGACATGAGCCCGGATAATAATAATCCAAGGAGCAGGTTTGGGAGATTCAACGGGATTAATAGGGGTTTCAGGGAGGGTTATCGGGGCAGACCAGGTGTTTATGAAGGCCCGAAGTCTGGTGGTGGTGGGCCCATGTTGAATCGTTTTGGCAAAAGGGAGAGAAGCTTCTCTCCGGTCGGTGGTGATAGATTTCATAGAAAGTCAAGATCTAGGTCAAGAACTCGGTCCCCCGATTTCAGGTGTGAAGCTAGAATGGGGAGGGGCAGGCTGCCGTATCAGCAAACCGAACATACGAGAGAAAGGAGATCACCACCACCAGTGAGGGTGTTCAATCAAAATCAGAGATTTGATTCTGTTGAAAGAATGAGATCTGATGATTGCATGAGACCCGCAATGCGGGGCCCTATGAGGTTCCATGATACTACAACATCTGGTAGGGGTCAGGGTCATGATTTTGAGGAAGGTGATGACTACAACAGGAGAAAACCACCACTCATGCGAAACCGTCAGAGATCTCGGTCAAGATCCCGAAGTTGCTCCCCCGATTTCAGGCCCGATGGTAGGCCCGATTCTAGGATGGGATCAGTGAGAGTTCCATATCATCAGCCAAGGTCACCACCACCAGTGAGAGTTTTCCGTGCAGACCAAAGGTTTGAAAGTGGGCCCGGTTCCCCGCCTGTAAGATTAAGATCTGATGAGTGCTTACGACCCGTGATGCGGCCTCAAAGATTTCACGaattcaacaacaacaataacaatagTAATAATAACGGGGATGATTTCAGGAGGAAACCTCGGAATATCTTTGAAAGAATTCATCCGGGAAGGCAGCAATATGGTGTAGAAGGAGGTGTTAGACGGTTTCAGTACGACAACGAAGATGGCGGGCCTAGTCAGAATTTCCGTAGGAATGAGAGCTTTGGAAggggcggcggtggtggtggtgatagAAGGCCGGTGGAGTTTAGGGGCGGGCCTAGAGAAGAAAGAGGTAATGTTAgatacaacaataataataataacaatagtaGTAATTCAGATCGAATGTTCTATTCTGGCCCGAAACAGTTTGGAGGAGGAATACGGGATTATGCCGAAGACGGTCCACCCGGGAGAGTACGGCAATGA
- the LOC110784072 gene encoding germin-like protein 1-1, giving the protein MAGVKAVVLVVLLATAIGAFANDPDMLQDVCVANTASGILVNGFPCKNISMVTADDFFFAGISQPVQITSKILGSKVTAANVMDIPGLNTLGVSMARVDFAPYGLNPPHIHPRATEIIYVLQGELFVGFITTANKLISKVVKAGEVFVFPRGLAHFQKNTSKYPTAVLAAFNSQLPGTQQFAAALFTSNPPVSNDILAQAFNIDEHKVEMIRAGLTA; this is encoded by the exons ATGGCGGGTGTTAAGGCGGTCGTCTTGGTGGTGCTATTGGCAACTGCAATTGGAGCCTTTGCAAATGATCCTGACATGCTTCAAGATGTCTGTGTTGCTAATACTGCATCAG GAATACTAGTGAATGGGTTCCCTTGCAAAAACATCAGTATGGTAACAGCAGATGACTTCTTCTTCGCCGGAATTTCACAACCAGTTCAAATCACAAGCAAAATCCTTGGTTCGAAAGTCACTGCGGCAAATGTCATGGACATCCCGGGCCTTAACACCCTAGGAGTCTCTATGGCCCGAGTTGACTTTGCTCCTTACGGGTTAAACCCACCTCACATCCACCCTCGGGCCACTGAAATAATCTATGTTCTTCAGGGTGAACTGTTTGTTGGTTTCATAACTACCGCGAATAAGCTCATTTCTAAAGTGGTTAAGGCTGGTGAAGTATTTGTTTTCCCAAGAGGTTTGGCTCATTTCCAGAAAAACACTTCCAAATATCCAACAGCTGTTTTGGCTGCCTTTAACAGCCAATTACCAGGCACTCAGCAGTTTGCAGCTGCTCTATTTACTTCCAATCCTCCTGTATCAAACGACATTTTGGCTCAGGCGTTTAACATTGATGAACACAAAGTTGAGATGATTAGGGCTGGCCTTACTGCCTAG